In one window of Scyliorhinus canicula chromosome 17, sScyCan1.1, whole genome shotgun sequence DNA:
- the LOC119952299 gene encoding zinc finger protein 91-like isoform X1, with amino-acid sequence MLKLREVLQNFWKIIHTNERLFKCPDCGKCFKRSWELMAHQRVHTAERPFQCPDCGKCFKSSGNLMSHRQVHTDERPFKCPDCAKCFKRSSELMSHQCVHTDERPFKCPNCEMCFKSSRILMSHQRVHNDERPFKCPDCGKCFKHSGNLMSHQRVHTDERLFKCPDCEMCFKSSQNLMSHQRVHNDERSFKCSDCEMCFKSSQNPMSHQRVHNDERSFQCSVCEKCFKGSGTLMSHRQVHTDERPFKCPDCEKCFKRSSELMSHQRVHIDERPYKCPDCGKCFKSFGNLMSHQRVHTDERPFKCPDCTNCFKSSRNLMSHRQVHTDERPFKCPDCEKCFKRSSELMSHQRVHIDERPFKCPDCEMCFKSSRNLMSHQRVHNDERHFKCSDCGKCFKSSRSLMSHQRVHTDERPFKCADCEKCFKRSSDLMSHQRVHIDERPFKCPDCEMCFKSSRNLLSHQRVHNDERPFKCSDCGKCFKSSWNLMSHQSIHTDERPFKCPDCEMCFKSSWNLISHQRVHNDERSFKCSDCGKCFKSSGNLMCHREVHTDERPFKCPHCEKCFKRSSQLLSHQRVHIDERPFSCPDCGKYFKSSGNLISHQRVHTDERPFKCPDCGKCFKSSRNLMFHQRLHTDERPFKCPDCEKCFKRSSQLMSHQCIHTDERPFKCPDCGKCFKSSRNLMSHQRVHTDERPFKCPDCERRFRSSGNLINHQRVHTDEGRFK; translated from the coding sequence atgctcAAACTACGTGAAGTTCTTCAAAATTTCTGGAAGATAATTCACACTAATGAGAGACTTTTTAAATGCCCAGATTGTGGGAAGTGCTTTAAACGCTCCTGGGAATTGATggcccatcaacgagttcacactgctgagagaccttttcaatgcccagactgcgggaagtgttTTAAAAGTTCCGGGAACCTGATGTCCCATCGACAAGTTCACAcagatgagagaccttttaaatgtccagactgcgcAAAGTGCTTTAAACGTTCCTCggaactgatgtcccatcaatGCGTTCACACTGATGaaagaccatttaaatgcccaaaCTGTGAGATGTGCTTTAAAAGTTCCCGGATCCTGATGTCCCATCAGCGGGTTCAcaatgatgagagaccttttaaatgcccagactgcgGGAAATGCTTTAAACATTCCGGGAAcctgatgtcccatcaacgtgttcacactgatgaaagactatttaaatgcccagactgtgAGATGTGCTTTAAAAGTTCCCAGAACCTGAtgtcacatcagcgagttcacaatgaTGAGAGATCTTTTAAATGCTCAGACTGCGAGATGTGCTTTAAAAGTTCCCAGAACCCGAtgtcccatcagcgagttcacaatgaTGAGAGATCTTTTCAATGCTCAGTCTGTGAAAAATGCTTCAAAGGTTCCGGGACCCTGATGTCCCATCGacaagttcacactgatgagagaccgtttaaatgtccagactgcgaAAAGTGCTTTAAACGTTCCTCggaactgatgtcccatcaacggGTTCACATTGATGAGAGACCTTATAAAtgcccagactgcgggaagtgttTTAAAAGTTTCGGGAACCTGATGtcccaccaacgagttcacacagatgagagaccttttaaatgtccagactgcaCAAATTGCTTTAAAAGTTCCAGGAACCTGATGTCCCATCGacaagttcacactgatgagagaccgtttaaatgtccagactgcgaAAAGTGCTTTAAACGTTCCTCGGAACTTATGTCCCATCAACGCGTCCACATTGATGaaagaccatttaaatgcccagactgtgAGATGTGCTTTAAAAGTTCCCGGAACCTGAtgtcccatcagcgagttcacaatgaTGAGAGACATTTTAAATGTTCAGACTGCGGGAAATGCTTTAAAAGTTCCAGAAGCCTGATGTCCCATCAACGGGTTCACAcggatgagagaccttttaaatgtgcagaCTGCGAGAAGTGCTTTAAACGTTCCTCGGATCTGATGTCCCATCAACGCGTCCACATTGATGaaagaccatttaaatgcccagactgtgAGATGTGCTTTAAAAGTTCCCGGAACCTGTtgtcccatcagcgagttcacaatgatgagagaccttttaaatgttcagaTTGCGGGAAATGCTTTAAAAGTTCTTGGAACCTGATGTCCCATCAAAGCATTCACACTGATGaaagaccatttaaatgcccagactgtgAGATGTGCTTTAAAAGTTCCTGGAACCTAatctcccatcagcgagttcacaatgaTGAGAGATCTTTCAAATGCTCAGACTGCGGGAAATGCTTTAAAAGTTCCGGGAACCTGATGTGCCATCGagaagttcacactgatgagagaccgtttaaatgtccaCACTGCGAAAAGTGTTTTAAACGTTCCTCGCAACTGCTGTCCCATCAACGGGTTCACATTGATGAAAGACCTTTTAGCtgcccagactgcgggaagtatTTTAAAAGTTCTGGGAACCTTATCTCGCACCAACGAGTTCatactgatgagagaccttttaaatgtccagactgtgggaagtgctttaaaagttccAGGAACCTGATGTTCCATCAACGACTTCACAcggatgagagaccttttaaatgcccagactgcgAGAAGTGCTTTAAACGTTCCTCGCAACTGATGTCCCATCAATgcattcacactgatgagagaccatttaaatgcccagactgcgggaagtgctttaaaagttccCGGAACCTGAtgtcccatcaacgagttcatactgatgagagaccttttaaatgtccagactgtgagAGGCGCTTCAGAAGTTCCGGGAACCTGATAAACCATCAACGAGTCCACACTGATGAGGGACGTTTTAAATGA
- the LOC119952299 gene encoding zinc finger protein 235-like isoform X3 yields the protein MSSALLTHQRVRTGKRSFISSQCGKGFDESSHLLRRQRIRAGERPFTCSECGKGFTRSSNLLTHQRVHTDERPFKCADCGKCFKSSGNLMSHQRVHTDERPFKCPDCEKCFKSSWKLMSHQRVHTDERPFKCPECGKCFKSSSELISHQRVHTDEKPFRCSQCGTGFRWSSQLTVHQRVHSGERPFTCSQCGKGFTRSSHLQEHQRVHSGDKPFTCSQCGKGFTQSSTLQSHQRVHSGERPFTCSHCGKGFTHRSTLLSHQRVHTGERPFTCSQCGKGFTQSSTLQSHQRVHSGERSFTCSQCGKGFIQYSTLLSHQRVHSGERPFSCSQCGKRFTQSSNLLEHQRVHSGERRFTCLQCGKRFTRSSTLLSHQRVHSGERPFTCFQCGKRFTRSSHLRRHRQVHSGERPFTCSQCGKGFTRSSYLLTHQRVHN from the exons ATGTCATCAGcattgctgacacaccagcgagttcgcaCTGGAAAGAGATCATTCATcagttcccagtgtgggaagggattcgatgAATCATCACACCTACTGAGACGGCAGCGGATTCgtgctggggagagaccatttacctgttccgagtgtgggaagggattcactcgatcatctaaccttctgacacaccagcgagttcacactgatgagagaccttttaaatgcgcAGACTGTGGCAAGTGCTTCAAAAGTTCCGGTAACCTGAtgtcccatcaacga gttcacactgatgagagaccttttaaatgcccagactgtgagaagtgctttaaaagttcctggaaactgatgtcccatcaacgagtccacactgatgagagaccttttaaatgcccagagtgtgggaagtgctttaaaagttccTCGGAACTGAtatcccatcaacgtgttcacactgatgagaaaccCTTCaggtgctctcagtgtgggactgggttcaggtggTCATCTCAACTCACTgtacaccagcgcgttcacagtggggagagaccattcacctgctcccagtgtggaaagggattcactcggtcatcccacctgcaggaacaccagcgagttcacagtggggataaaccattcacctgctcccaatgtgggaagggattcactcagtcttccaccctgcagtcacaccagcgagttcacagtggggagaggccgttcacctgttcccactgtgggaagggattcactcaccgTTCCACCCTGCtgtcacatcagcgagttcacactggagagagaccattcacctgctctcagtgtgggaagggattcactcagtcttccaccctgcagtcacaccagcgagttcacagtggggagagatcattcacctgctcccagtgtgggaagggattcattcagtatTCCACCCTGTtgtcccaccagcgagttcacagtggggagagaccattttcctgctcccagtgtgggaagagattcactcagtcatcgaaCCTGCtggaacaccagcgagttcacagtggggagaggcggTTCACGTGTttgcagtgtgggaagagattcactcggtcatccaccctgctgtcccaccagcgagttcacagtggggagagaccgttcacctgcttccAGTGTGGAAAgcgattcactcggtcatcccacctgcgGAGACACCGGcaagttcacagtggggagagaccgttcacctgctcccagtgtgggaagggattcactcggtcatcctacCTGCttacacatcagcgagttcacaactAA
- the LOC119952299 gene encoding zinc finger protein 271-like isoform X2 codes for MSSALLTHQRVRTGKRSFISSQCGKGFDESSHLLRRQRIRAGERPFTCSECGKGFTRSSNLLTHQRVHTDERPFKCADCGKCFKSSGNLMSHQRVHTDERPFKCPDCKKCFKSSSELMSHQQVHTDERPFKCPDCEKCFKSSWKLMSHQRVHTDERPFKCPECGKCFKSSSELISHQRVHTDEKPFRCSQCGTGFRWSSQLTVHQRVHSGERPFTCSQCGKGFTRSSHLQEHQRVHSGDKPFTCSQCGKGFTQSSTLQSHQRVHSGERPFTCSHCGKGFTHRSTLLSHQRVHTGERPFTCSQCGKGFTQSSTLQSHQRVHSGERSFTCSQCGKGFIQYSTLLSHQRVHSGERPFSCSQCGKRFTQSSNLLEHQRVHSGERRFTCLQCGKRFTRSSTLLSHQRVHSGERPFTCFQCGKRFTRSSHLRRHRQVHSGERPFTCSQCGKGFTRSSYLLTHQRVHN; via the coding sequence ATGTCATCAGcattgctgacacaccagcgagttcgcaCTGGAAAGAGATCATTCATcagttcccagtgtgggaagggattcgatgAATCATCACACCTACTGAGACGGCAGCGGATTCgtgctggggagagaccatttacctgttccgagtgtgggaagggattcactcgatcatctaaccttctgacacaccagcgagttcacactgatgagagaccttttaaatgcgcAGACTGTGGCAAGTGCTTCAAAAGTTCCGGTAACCTGAtgtcccatcaacgagttcacactgatgagagaccttttaaatgcccagactgcaagaagtgctttaaaagttcctcagaactgatgtcccatcaacaggttcacactgatgagagaccttttaaatgcccagactgtgagaagtgctttaaaagttcctggaaactgatgtcccatcaacgagtccacactgatgagagaccttttaaatgcccagagtgtgggaagtgctttaaaagttccTCGGAACTGAtatcccatcaacgtgttcacactgatgagaaaccCTTCaggtgctctcagtgtgggactgggttcaggtggTCATCTCAACTCACTgtacaccagcgcgttcacagtggggagagaccattcacctgctcccagtgtggaaagggattcactcggtcatcccacctgcaggaacaccagcgagttcacagtggggataaaccattcacctgctcccaatgtgggaagggattcactcagtcttccaccctgcagtcacaccagcgagttcacagtggggagaggccgttcacctgttcccactgtgggaagggattcactcaccgTTCCACCCTGCtgtcacatcagcgagttcacactggagagagaccattcacctgctctcagtgtgggaagggattcactcagtcttccaccctgcagtcacaccagcgagttcacagtggggagagatcattcacctgctcccagtgtgggaagggattcattcagtatTCCACCCTGTtgtcccaccagcgagttcacagtggggagagaccattttcctgctcccagtgtgggaagagattcactcagtcatcgaaCCTGCtggaacaccagcgagttcacagtggggagaggcggTTCACGTGTttgcagtgtgggaagagattcactcggtcatccaccctgctgtcccaccagcgagttcacagtggggagagaccgttcacctgcttccAGTGTGGAAAgcgattcactcggtcatcccacctgcgGAGACACCGGcaagttcacagtggggagagaccgttcacctgctcccagtgtgggaagggattcactcggtcatcctacCTGCttacacatcagcgagttcacaactAA